The following are encoded together in the Clostridium sp. BJN0013 genome:
- a CDS encoding FMN-binding protein, which yields MSNVKKIVFSAVCIVILVVGIIGGKYLISVQKYKKAIRELKISNVDLSKVSDGKYTGSCDVGYVGAKVAVTVKNNEIADITLLSHKNNRGKPAEVIPEKVLKAQSLQVDTISGATNSSKVILKAIENALESGE from the coding sequence ATGTCAAATGTAAAAAAGATAGTATTTAGTGCAGTTTGTATTGTGATTCTAGTTGTGGGCATTATTGGGGGAAAATATTTAATTTCTGTGCAGAAGTATAAGAAAGCAATTAGAGAATTAAAAATTAGTAATGTGGATTTATCAAAGGTTTCAGATGGTAAATATACAGGTTCCTGTGATGTGGGGTATGTGGGTGCGAAAGTTGCAGTTACAGTTAAGAATAATGAGATTGCAGATATAACCCTGCTAAGTCATAAAAATAACAGAGGAAAGCCAGCAGAAGTTATTCCAGAAAAGGTGCTAAAAGCTCAAAGTCTTCAGGTAGATACTATTTCAGGGGCAACAAATAGCAGTAAAGTAATTTTAAAAGCCATTGAAAATGCATTAGAGTCTGGTGAATAA
- a CDS encoding IS1634 family transposase produces MNIKNIKPVIDGAIPLILKYCRKLKIAEYINDKINFDKERRLVSPGTAIEAIIANVLVDRHPLSRLDEFYENTDVEKFFGSGINYRHLNDDALGRALDDFYEINPKESFSNIALEGIKTFNVEVKSFHADTTSKNVYGQYTSPSSDDNCIKITHGHSKDKRPDLKQIMFGIACTNDKTIVTGEVLDGNTSDKTWNTDFIKKIRTTADRLDVNNMIYVADSAALTKDNLDAAFEHNISLISLLPSTFNIEKELKSKAYENTEKWTDVGKISNRKDSAKYKIQSFIDEINDQKYRFIVCHSSALDNRKINSLKKKRDKEEMNIKKIIKDFEKNEYYYEQDAVSELKRFIGENEFNFYTIDGTVYSKDKKKKTEKRGKLKAGEKVQMETKFKLSLQYDINYDAFERGKNEAGMFVLLTNILDTQAMSDEDILKEYKEQVCVETNFKSLKNSDFIDEIYLKTPKRIESLGYVFLLALMVYTTIEREVRNALKKEKEPVIIPGKVKSYTPYG; encoded by the coding sequence ATGAATATAAAAAATATAAAACCTGTTATAGATGGAGCTATACCATTAATTTTAAAATACTGCAGAAAGCTTAAGATTGCAGAATATATTAATGATAAGATAAATTTTGATAAAGAAAGACGACTAGTATCACCTGGAACTGCTATTGAAGCCATTATTGCTAATGTTTTAGTAGACAGACATCCTTTATCAAGATTAGATGAGTTTTATGAGAATACTGATGTTGAAAAGTTTTTTGGCAGTGGTATAAATTATAGACACCTAAATGATGATGCGCTTGGTAGGGCACTAGATGATTTCTATGAGATAAATCCTAAAGAATCTTTCTCAAACATAGCTCTCGAAGGAATTAAAACTTTTAACGTGGAAGTTAAAAGTTTTCATGCTGATACCACAAGCAAAAATGTCTATGGACAATACACTTCTCCATCATCAGATGATAATTGCATTAAAATAACCCATGGTCATAGCAAAGACAAAAGGCCTGATCTGAAACAAATTATGTTTGGAATTGCCTGCACTAATGACAAAACTATTGTTACTGGAGAAGTTTTGGATGGTAACACTAGTGATAAAACATGGAATACAGACTTCATAAAGAAAATAAGAACTACTGCCGATAGACTTGATGTTAATAATATGATATATGTTGCTGACAGTGCTGCACTTACAAAAGACAATCTTGATGCAGCTTTTGAGCATAATATAAGTCTTATTTCCTTACTGCCATCTACTTTTAATATTGAAAAAGAACTTAAGAGTAAGGCTTATGAAAATACAGAAAAGTGGACTGATGTAGGTAAAATCAGCAATAGAAAAGATTCTGCAAAGTACAAAATCCAAAGCTTTATTGATGAAATTAATGACCAGAAGTATAGGTTTATTGTATGTCATTCAAGTGCGTTAGATAATCGTAAAATTAATTCTTTAAAGAAAAAAAGAGATAAAGAAGAAATGAATATTAAAAAGATTATAAAGGACTTTGAGAAGAATGAGTATTATTATGAACAGGATGCAGTAAGCGAACTTAAACGATTTATTGGTGAGAATGAATTTAATTTTTATACTATAGATGGCACAGTCTACTCCAAGGATAAAAAAAAGAAAACAGAAAAAAGAGGGAAATTAAAGGCGGGAGAGAAAGTTCAAATGGAGACTAAATTTAAATTGTCTCTACAATACGATATAAACTATGATGCATTTGAAAGAGGTAAAAATGAAGCAGGAATGTTTGTACTTCTAACCAACATATTAGATACCCAGGCTATGTCTGATGAAGATATATTAAAGGAATACAAGGAACAAGTTTGCGTAGAAACAAACTTTAAGTCTCTTAAAAACTCTGACTTTATAGATGAAATTTATCTTAAAACACCTAAAAGGATAGAGTCTTTGGGATATGTTTTTCTGTTGGCACTAATGGTTTATACTACAATTGAAAGGGAAGTAAGAAATGCTTTAAAAAAAGAGAAGGAGCCTGTTATAATACCTGGTAAAGTTAAAAGTTACACTCCCTACGGCTAA
- a CDS encoding VanZ family protein, translating into MFIFFIRMVGMTGINLNPLDIIKNISADPLFIFTVIMNIFIFVPLGYLFRKKTFTFSLVSAFIISLCIEIIQYILKVDIFDIDDIIFNIIGFMIGCRLIKFEKIINKNKSEKVLK; encoded by the coding sequence ATGTTTATTTTCTTTATAAGAATGGTTGGAATGACAGGAATAAATCTTAATCCTCTTGATATTATCAAAAATATATCTGCAGATCCTTTATTTATATTCACCGTGATTATGAATATATTTATATTTGTTCCATTAGGGTATTTATTTAGAAAAAAAACTTTTACATTTTCTTTGGTAAGCGCATTTATTATTTCTCTTTGTATAGAAATAATTCAATATATTTTAAAAGTAGATATTTTTGATATAGATGATATAATATTTAACATAATAGGATTCATGATAGGTTGTAGGCTCATAAAGTTTGAAAAAATTATAAATAAAAATAAATCAGAAAAGGTACTTAAGTGA